In one Helicobacter kayseriensis genomic region, the following are encoded:
- a CDS encoding autotransporter outer membrane beta-barrel domain-containing protein, with the protein LNVGTNISIKDNVRIYADFERSFGGDIVTEYQVNLGVRYSFGEGTYTPKPIVTQEKETLQAPVKLEEKGSEEKGETTPSSTQN; encoded by the coding sequence GCTTAATGTGGGGACAAATATTTCTATCAAAGATAATGTCAGAATCTATGCAGATTTTGAAAGAAGCTTTGGAGGAGATATTGTGACAGAGTATCAAGTCAATCTGGGTGTGAGATATAGCTTTGGAGAGGGAACTTATACTCCTAAGCCTATCGTAACTCAAGAAAAAGAAACTCTTCAAGCTCCTGTGAAGCTAGAAGAAAAAGGAAGTGAAGAAAAAGGAGAAACAACTCCTTCTTCCACTCAAAACTAA